One Mycoavidus sp. B2-EB genomic region harbors:
- a CDS encoding tryptophan--tRNA ligase has protein sequence MFPDRIFSGMRPTGALHLGHYHGVLKNWVRLQSEYPCLFCVVDWHALTTHYETPEVIERNVWEVLIDWLAAGIDPAQATLFIQSRVPEHAELALLLGMGTPLGWLERVPTYREQIEKLKEKDLSTYGFLGYPVLMSADILLYRASLVPVGADQVPHVEMTREIARRFNYLYGGEANFEEKAVSAAKKLGGRRSKLYHELRNAYQQEGNSEALEKARALLQESQSLSMNDRERLFGYLEGTRKLILVEPQAQLTEASRMPGLDGQKMSKSYGNTIGLREDARSIEKKVRIMPTDPARVRRIDPGEPEKCPVWQFHLSYSDETTQAWVQKGCRSAGIGCLECKQPVIDAILREQQPMLERAQKYVDDPSLLRAIVADGCDKARKIAQETMREVREAMGLAYS, from the coding sequence CTGTTTCCAGATCGTATTTTTTCCGGTATGCGCCCAACTGGGGCGTTACATCTTGGGCACTATCATGGTGTTTTGAAAAACTGGGTGCGGCTTCAATCTGAGTACCCATGCCTTTTTTGCGTGGTGGATTGGCACGCATTAACCACGCATTATGAAACGCCAGAAGTGATTGAGCGCAATGTTTGGGAAGTCTTGATTGATTGGCTGGCGGCTGGCATTGATCCAGCTCAGGCCACGCTTTTTATTCAAAGCCGCGTGCCGGAGCATGCGGAATTGGCTTTGTTGCTTGGTATGGGTACGCCACTCGGCTGGCTCGAACGGGTCCCGACTTACCGTGAGCAAATTGAAAAACTCAAAGAGAAAGATCTCTCGACTTACGGCTTTTTAGGCTACCCAGTGTTGATGTCGGCGGATATCTTGCTCTACCGCGCATCGCTGGTGCCAGTTGGCGCAGATCAAGTGCCTCATGTCGAAATGACGCGTGAAATTGCGCGGCGCTTTAACTATCTCTATGGCGGCGAGGCTAATTTTGAAGAAAAAGCGGTGTCGGCTGCTAAAAAATTGGGTGGGCGGCGCAGTAAGCTTTACCATGAACTGCGCAATGCTTACCAGCAAGAGGGGAACAGCGAGGCGCTAGAAAAAGCGCGCGCGCTTTTGCAAGAATCGCAAAGCTTATCAATGAACGATCGCGAGCGGCTGTTTGGCTATCTTGAGGGCACGCGTAAACTCATCTTGGTGGAACCGCAAGCGCAGTTGACCGAAGCTTCACGCATGCCTGGCCTAGATGGCCAAAAAATGTCAAAATCGTATGGCAATACGATTGGCTTGCGTGAAGATGCACGCTCGATTGAAAAGAAAGTGCGCATCATGCCAACGGATCCGGCCCGGGTGCGGCGCATTGATCCAGGCGAGCCAGAAAAATGTCCGGTATGGCAGTTTCATTTGTCCTATTCGGATGAAACCACGCAAGCCTGGGTGCAAAAAGGTTGCCGCAGTGCTGGAATTGGTTGTCTAGAGTGCAAACAACCGGTGATTGATGCCATTTTGCGTGAACAGCAACCGATGCTTGAGCGAGCCCAGAAATATGTCGATGATCCTTCGTTGCTGCGCGCGATTGTGGCGGACGGTTGCGATAAAGCGCGCAAAATCGCCCAAGAGACCATGCGTGAGGTACGGGAAGCGATGGGTCTTGCTTATTCTTAA
- the dapA gene encoding 4-hydroxy-tetrahydrodipicolinate synthase, producing MTGLIKEPSIFSVRGSIVALVTPMFEDGSLDLSTLRALIDWHVEQGTQAIVIVGTSGESPTVSIDEHQLLIKAAVEHAAARIPVIAGAGGNSTTEAVALAEYAKQVGADATLQVVPYYNKPTQAGIFQHFAKIAEQVDLPLILYNVPGRTVADMSNETILKLAQVPGIVGVKDATGKLERGLELMKSAPAYFSIYSGDDPTAVAFMLMGGHGNISVTANLAPRAMSDLCAAALAGEVARARAIHMQLLALHRDLFIESNPIPVKWAMAQLGKIKSGIRLPLTPLDESHHAALRSALREACLV from the coding sequence ATGACTGGTTTGATAAAAGAACCCTCTATTTTTTCTGTGCGCGGCAGTATCGTTGCGTTGGTCACACCAATGTTCGAAGACGGCAGCTTGGATTTGTCCACCTTGCGTGCATTAATTGATTGGCATGTAGAACAAGGTACCCAGGCTATCGTGATTGTAGGCACGAGCGGAGAATCACCGACGGTTTCAATCGATGAACATCAGTTATTAATTAAAGCTGCAGTGGAACATGCCGCGGCGCGCATTCCAGTGATTGCGGGGGCTGGTGGCAACTCAACGACTGAGGCGGTGGCGCTCGCTGAATATGCGAAGCAAGTCGGCGCAGATGCGACTTTGCAAGTCGTGCCTTATTACAATAAGCCGACCCAAGCCGGTATCTTCCAACACTTTGCAAAGATTGCTGAGCAGGTCGATTTGCCACTGATTTTATATAATGTGCCCGGTCGCACCGTGGCCGATATGAGCAATGAAACGATTCTAAAACTGGCTCAAGTACCTGGTATTGTTGGGGTTAAAGATGCAACGGGCAAACTTGAACGCGGTCTTGAATTGATGAAATCTGCACCGGCGTATTTTTCTATTTATAGCGGTGATGATCCAACGGCTGTGGCATTCATGTTAATGGGCGGCCACGGCAATATTTCAGTCACCGCAAACCTGGCGCCGCGGGCCATGAGCGATTTATGCGCCGCGGCGCTGGCCGGTGAAGTGGCGCGCGCGCGCGCCATCCATATGCAGCTTTTAGCATTGCACCGCGATCTTTTTATTGAGTCGAATCCGATTCCCGTAAAATGGGCGATGGCGCAGTTGGGTAAGATCAAAAGCGGTATCCGCTTGCCACTTACGCCACTCGATGAATCTCATCACGCGGCTTTGCGCAGTGCCTTACGCGAAGCATGTTTAGTCTAG
- a CDS encoding site-2 protease family protein, with translation MDHLVQTIAVYALPVLFSITLHEAAHGYVARLFGDSTAYILGRVSINPLKHIDPLGTIAMPLMLYFATNGAFIFGYAKPVPVVFGNLRNPRWHSLWVSLAGPACNFVQALAWAFASIMLGALGVDEPFFLRMAMAGVLVNLVMCVFNLLPVPPLDGGRILVSLLPPRSALTLARLEPYGFFIVLALVMTGVLGALWLRPLIELGYDMITLLLTPLIALMR, from the coding sequence ATGGATCATTTAGTACAAACTATTGCGGTATACGCATTACCTGTTTTATTCTCCATTACCCTGCATGAAGCCGCGCATGGTTATGTGGCGCGTCTCTTCGGCGATAGCACGGCCTATATATTAGGACGGGTTAGCATTAATCCCCTTAAGCATATTGACCCGCTTGGGACGATTGCAATGCCGCTGATGCTTTATTTTGCGACGAATGGGGCGTTTATCTTTGGTTATGCTAAGCCAGTGCCGGTGGTGTTTGGCAATTTGCGTAATCCGCGTTGGCACAGCCTTTGGGTCTCGCTAGCCGGGCCGGCGTGCAATTTTGTGCAGGCGTTGGCTTGGGCCTTTGCGAGTATTATGCTAGGTGCTCTAGGGGTCGATGAGCCCTTCTTTTTGCGCATGGCAATGGCGGGCGTATTGGTTAATCTAGTGATGTGCGTATTTAATCTGCTGCCGGTGCCGCCCTTAGACGGTGGGCGTATCTTAGTCTCGCTATTGCCGCCGCGTTCGGCTTTGACGTTAGCTCGGCTTGAGCCTTATGGCTTTTTTATCGTGCTAGCACTCGTGATGACCGGTGTGTTAGGCGCCTTATGGCTACGTCCGTTAATTGAGTTAGGTTACGATATGATTACTTTATTGTTAACTCCTTTGATTGCGCTGATGCGCTGA
- a CDS encoding 3',5'-nucleoside bisphosphate phosphatase, with protein sequence MLNADLHCHSNCSDGVLTPAEVARYAYDGGVQLWSLTDHDELSGQHAAHQAATALGMQYVYGVEISVTWAERTVHVVGLNFNPACEALVNGLAEARRGRVARAQAMAAQLAKVGIEDAYAGALRYASNPDLIARTHFARYLVEAGFAPSLPAVFKRYLTEGHPGFVAHCWAQLADAVSWINAAGGVAVLAHPGRYRYTPREFEILFTTFKELGGKALEVITGSHTKQQYQEYAQIVRHYGFWASRGSDFHAPKESRTALGSLPALPADLTPVWHLWL encoded by the coding sequence ATGCTTAACGCTGACCTTCATTGCCATTCCAATTGTTCCGACGGTGTGCTCACGCCGGCGGAAGTCGCACGTTATGCGTATGATGGCGGAGTGCAGTTGTGGTCACTGACGGATCATGATGAATTAAGTGGGCAGCACGCCGCGCATCAAGCGGCAACTGCGTTGGGAATGCAATATGTGTATGGGGTTGAAATCTCGGTCACGTGGGCTGAGCGCACCGTGCATGTGGTAGGTTTGAATTTTAATCCAGCCTGTGAAGCGCTCGTCAATGGCTTGGCTGAGGCGCGCCGCGGGCGAGTGGCGCGGGCGCAGGCAATGGCGGCGCAGTTGGCTAAGGTGGGCATAGAAGATGCGTATGCTGGCGCTCTCCGTTACGCTTCTAATCCCGATTTGATCGCGCGCACGCATTTTGCGCGTTATTTGGTTGAAGCCGGTTTTGCGCCATCGCTGCCGGCGGTATTTAAACGGTATTTAACTGAAGGTCATCCGGGTTTTGTAGCGCATTGCTGGGCGCAACTGGCTGATGCAGTCAGCTGGATTAACGCTGCGGGTGGGGTTGCGGTGCTTGCCCATCCAGGCCGTTATCGCTATACGCCGCGTGAATTTGAGATCCTGTTTACTACTTTTAAAGAATTGGGTGGCAAAGCGCTTGAAGTGATTACCGGCAGCCATACTAAGCAACAGTATCAAGAGTATGCGCAGATTGTGCGTCACTACGGATTTTGGGCTTCGCGCGGTTCAGATTTCCATGCACCGAAAGAAAGCCGGACCGCCTTGGGCAGTTTGCCCGCGCTGCCGGCTGACTTAACCCCCGTTTGGCACTTATGGCTATAA
- the mscL gene encoding large conductance mechanosensitive channel protein MscL, translating to MKLMQDFKKFAVKGNVMDLAIGVIIGGAFSTIVNSMVKDLIMPVAGLFTGGLDFSNRFFRIGSIPATFQGNPHSYKDLQGAGVALFGYGSFITVVFNFIILAFVVFLLMKFINSLRDSAQTSAPTAATPEDVLLLREIRDTLKQPK from the coding sequence ATGAAGTTAATGCAAGATTTCAAAAAATTCGCGGTTAAAGGTAACGTAATGGATTTAGCGATTGGGGTCATTATCGGGGGCGCCTTCTCAACGATTGTGAATTCCATGGTGAAAGATTTAATCATGCCCGTTGCGGGTCTATTTACCGGCGGTTTAGACTTTTCAAATCGTTTCTTCCGGATCGGCTCAATACCCGCCACGTTTCAAGGCAACCCTCACTCTTATAAAGATTTACAGGGAGCAGGCGTAGCCCTTTTCGGCTATGGGAGTTTTATTACCGTCGTATTCAATTTCATCATCCTCGCCTTTGTCGTCTTTTTATTGATGAAATTTATTAACTCCCTGCGCGATAGTGCTCAGACCAGCGCCCCAACCGCTGCTACGCCAGAAGATGTTTTGCTATTGCGAGAAATCCGCGACACGCTCAAACAACCCA